GTTTATTCGATTGGTTGGTTGAGATTATCAACCTCAGTCTTGCGACAGAAGAAGTCCTTAGCCGCGTCACCTCTTTTATCGGTGTATTAGATATCTACGGCTTTGAGCATTTTGCCAAGAACTCATTCGAGCAATTCTGTATCAACTATGCCAACGAAAAGCTCCAACAAGAGTTCAACCAGCATGTATTCAAGCTTGAACAGGAGGAGTATTTGCGGGAGCAAATCGATTGGACTTTCATCGACTTTTCAGACAACCAGCCTTgtattgatttgattgaagGCAAGATGggtattctctctctcttggaCGAAGAGTCTCGTCTTCCCATGGGATCAGATGACCAATTTGTTACCAAACTCCACCACAATTTCGCAACTGAGAAAAAGCAGCCCTTCTTCAAGAAACCCAGATTTGGCAAGTCGGCCTTCACTGTGTGCCATTATGCCGTTGATGTTACGTATGAATCCGAGGGATTCATCGAGAAGAACCGAGATACCGTGCCGGATGAGCACATGGCCGTCTTGCGCGCCTCGAGCAACTCATTCCTTAAACAAGTCTTGGATGCTGCATCGGCTGTTCGAGAAAAGGACGTCGCATCAGCTTCGTCAAATGCTGTcaagcctgctgctggcagGAAGATTGGCGTGGCCGTAAACAGGAAACCAACTCTGGGAGGAATCTTCCGATCATCCTTGATAGAGTTGATGAACACCATAAACAACACAGATGTGCACTACATCAGATGTATCAAGCCCAacgaagccaaagaagcttGGCAATTTGAAGGACCAATGGTTCTCAGTCAGCTTCGTGCTTGTGGTGTGCTCGAGACTGTTCGTATCAGTACAGCTGGATACCCGACTCGTTGGACCTATGAGGAATTTGCTCTGCGATATTACATGCTTGTCCACTCCAGTCAATTAACCTCTGAAATTCGGCAAATGGCTGATGCTATTTTGACTAAAGCGTTGGGCACCAGCACTGGAAAGGGCCTCGACAAGTATCAGCTCGGATTGACCAAGATCTTTTTCCGCGCCGGTATGCTCGCTTTCCTGGAAAATCTACGTACAAACCGCCTCAACGAATGTGCTATCCTCATCCAGAAGAACCTGAGGGCCAAGTATTATCGCCGCCGCTATCTGGAGGCTCGCGAGTCCATTGTCCAGACCCAGGCAGCTATTCGCGCATACATagcaagaaagaaggctCTGGAGTTGAGGACCATCCGCGCTGCAACAACCATTCAGCGAGTTTGGCGTGGATACAAGCAGCGCAAGGAGTTCCTACGAATCCGAAAGAACTTGGTTCTGTTCGAGTCAGTCGCCAAGGGCTACCTTCGTAGGAAGAACATCATGGAGACAAGAGTTGGTAATGCTGCGCTTGTCATCCAAAGAGTATGGAGACAACGCACGCAACTTCGCACCTGGAGACAATACCGCAAGAAGGTGATTTTGATTCAAAGCCTTTGGCGTGGACGGAGCGCTCGCAAAGAGTACAAGAAGATGCGAGAAGAGGCCCGCGACCTGAAGCAGATTTCGTATAAGTTGGAGAACAAAGTTGTCGAATTGACCCAAAACCTAGGAtccgtcaaggagaagaacaagaattTAATTTCGCAAGTAGAAAGCTACGAGGGCCAGCTCAAATCCTGGAAGAATCGCCACAACGCACTCGAGGCCAGAACAAAGGAATTACAAACGGAGGCCAACCAAGCAGGTATTGCAGTTGCCCGCCTCCAAGCCATGGAAGACGAAATGAAGAAGCTCCAGCAAGCATTCGACGAGTCGACTATGAATATCAAGCGTatgcaggaagaagaacgcGAGCTCAGGGAATCACTTCGCCTAACCAGTTCTGAGCTAGAGACAACCAAAGAAACCAACTTGGAGCGCGAGAGAGATAACATGAGCCTTCGACAGGAACTGGATGCACTTCGGGATGCTctggagctggccaagcGCACCGGAACGCTCAATGGCGATATCACTAATGGTGTTAGCAATGCGCCAGCCGTGGCCAGCGGACTCATCAATCTCGTCTCATCTAAGAAACCGAAGCGCCGAAGCGCCGGAGCGGAGCCCCGTGAGCTGGATCGCCTGAGCGGAACTTACAATCCTAGACCGGTATCTATGGCTGTCACAAGCACTCTTCATCGCCAAAACCTGTCAGGATCAACCTTCATTCCCGGAGTCGATAACATTGAAATGGAGCTCGAAAGCCTCCttgccgatgaagatggcctcAATGAAGAGGTTACTATGGGTCTCATCCGCAACCTGAAGATACCATCACCAAACACGAACCCTCCCCCCTCTGATAAGGAAGTTCTGTTCCCGTCCTATCTCATTAACCTGGTGACGTCCGAAATGTGGAACAATGGATTTGTAAAGGAGTCAGAGCGGTTCCTTGCCAATGTCATGCAGTCGATTCAGCAAGAGGTCATGCAGcacgatggcgatgaggccaTTAACCCTGGCGCATTCTGGCTATCAAACGTCCATGAAATGCTATCCTTTGTCTTCCTGGCTGAAGATTGGTACCAGACACAAAAGACGGATAACTATGAGTATGACCGTCTTCTTGAAATTGTCAAGCACGATCTAGAAAGTCTCGAGTTCAACATTTACCACACCTGGATGAAGgttctgaagaagaagctgcaaaagatgATTATTCCCGCCATCATAGAATCACAGTCGCTGCCAGGTTTCATCACTAATGAGAGCAACCGGTTCCTGGGCAAACTATTACAGTCAAATTCTGCGCCGGCGTATAGCATGGACAACCTCCTCAGTTTGCTGAATAGCGTTTTCCGGGCCATGAAGGCGTATTACTTGGAAGATTCAATCATTACTCAAACCATTACGGAGCTGCTCCATCTTGTTGGCGTAACGGCCTTTAATGATTTGCTCATGCGCCGCAACTTCCTGTCGTGGAAGCGAGGTCTTCAGATCAACTACAATATCACTCGCATTGAAGAATGGTGTAAGAGCCATGATATGCCAGAAGGCACGCTGCAGCTTGAACACTTGATGGTATGACACGAAACCTTTGACAGGGATGAGATGAATCAATATGCTAACCTCTTTGGACTTTAAGCAAGCAACCAAACTACTTCAACTCAAGAAGGCGACACTGAACGATATTGAAATTATCCAAGACATTTGCTGGATGTATGTTTACTCTTTTTCCTGACCGGTTTTGGTCGTCGCAAGTTTTAATGCTAATGGTATTTTAGGCTCTCACCAAACCAGATTCAAAAGCTCCTGAACCAATACCTCGTTGCCGACTACGAGCAGCCCATCAATGGAGAGATTATGAAGGCAGTTGCCTCTCGAGTGACGGAGAAGAGTGATGTCTTGCTTCTTCAGGCGGTTGATATGGAAGATAGTGGTCCATATGAAATTGCAGAGCCCCGTGTGATTACAGCTCTCGAAACATATACTCCATCATGTAAGTCCCCAGATGCACGAGAGTTGCGCAGAGAACAGATGGCTAATGAGTATCCAGGGCTACAAACCCCTCGTCTGAAGCGGTTAGCAGAGATAGTCTCAGCACAAGCTATTGCGCAGCAAGAAAAACTTGAAGCAGGCTCAGTCGACGGCTTCGACAGTCACCAGCAACTGGCTGAGGTCGAGGAGTCTGAGACGGAGCAGTAAGCGGAATCGTATTTGGTTGTATATCGACGGGTGATGCATCATATTAGATGTGGGGCTTGATAAGACGAAGCATCTGCCAACAGTTCTTTCTGGTGTGCGCATTTAGGGAGTGGGCTGTCGAGGGTTGTAAAAAGGTTTCTGTGTTGTGCTGCAGCGCAACATTTACTTGGGCATTTTTTATGTATAGAGCGGAGCGGATTTAGTTCTCCCTATTTAGGCAATTGCGCGGTGTCCGCTAGTATCAAATGAAAATAATTACGAGTACAGTGATTCTGGtaggggaaaaaaaagatttttTAGGGGTTAATCAAGGTGCGCGAAGAGGGTGGAGTTTGGCCGTGCTTTTGGGCAAATGCAAATACACCTTTTTTATCTATCAAGCCTGGTATTGACTTTCTCAAGCTGCATCCGCTGCCAAAAATAATTTGAGATTTCCACATCCAGAACAATGCGCTCATCACCGAATATCATTATTACCGGTACGCCTGGTGTGGGCAAGACAACGCACAGTGAGATCCTCGCAGAAAGGACCGGCTTGCGACATCTCTCGGTGAATCAGGTGGTTAAAGACAAGGAATGCCATGAGGGCTGGAGCGACGAGTATCAGAGCTGGATTGTGGATGAGGACAAGGTaagcaaaagagagggagCCTCACAGGTGCTAAGACGGACCAGCGCTAATCTCAGTGAAATGTAATAATGCAGCTtctggatgagattgaagatgatgtcaagGCAGGGGGCTGTATAATCGATTGGCATGCCTGTGACCTGTTTCCACGCAGCTGGATCGATCTTGTTGTGGTGCTGCGTGTTGATTCTAAGACGCTCTATGATCGTCTAGAGGCTAGGTAaaattttttctctctttttccttgatttttcttcccctccctTTCACAGTCAGTACATCAGCCGGCTGACAAAAGATATTTAGAAATTACGCAGAGGCCAAGCTTCAGGAGAACATAGATTCTGAGATTATggaggtgctgctgcaggaGGCGCGTGAAGCGTTTGATGAGGAAATCGTGGTTGAGCtcaccagcaacagctcGACGGAGATGGAGTCCAACATTGACAGGATTGAGGCCTGGATCAAGCAGTGGAAGACGGACCACGCCGACTGAAGCACGCATTACATCTTTACTACGAATTAACGCAAATCGTTGGCCTTGCTGCTTCATGTCTTCATCCCAGGGCCATCACCAGAACCAAAAAGGTCTTTCCATCTAGTCCAGATAGGGGCTCCAAATGGCTTCATCTACGACCTCTCATCCACGTGCGCCTTTTTTGGAAGATAGCATATTGATTACTCTCTGCCTTTGCAGAAATGAATGTCTTTGAACATTATCTCTGTGGCAGATTCTTGCTGGCCGAGAAGCAGCGCATCTACAGGTAGTCTATGTATTGTTTCCATCATTAAAAATACATCAATGCGTGGATAATGCGCAGGACAACATCCACACTTGTGGGCTTAAAATACACCGCCATTCATTTCCCATTCATTTCCTCCTGTATCAGTTTGTATTgcttccttgtctttgctcGCCCGGTAACCCATTTGTTAATGGTACCCAGGAGTCTCGCCAGTCGCAGTGAGAGGAACTCTTGGTATACCCAGGCCAGGGCGAAATACATGAACCCAAGCAAGACCAGGAACAAATTGTAGTCCAAGCTCATGTAGCTCAATTGCATCAAATCATACAGCCAAGGTGCTGGGCCTGCAATCATGTATACAGTCACTACCAGACTCAGAATGATGGTTGAGATGAATGGCCCTGTAAAAAGTTAGGTTGGTTGAGTTTAGTCTTGGCGGGTAATAAATGGTACTCACAATTCTCCCACAGGGGGTGTCTAAAAGGAGGTCCTGCATTGAGGATTACTCCGGAGAAAATATACTCGAAACATGAAACCAAGAACAGTGCAGTATTCTCTGAGCTCTTGATGCTAGTTTCGTCATGGCTCAGCTGCGGCGGCACGTACCAAGACTGCTCCCTAACTGTGACGTATGTGATGGCTTGAATTAGGATGCTGACCCCCATCAATCCAAGCAAAGGGACAAGGACCTTGCGGGAAACGAGGTCCGCCGTTGGTCGCTTTCTGCAAAGCCTTTCGGCCGGCCCGGCCCAGCCCATAAAGATAGCGATTGgaaggatgaggagaaggtcgatgaagaggaattgAAAGTCTCCCAGATTCGAGCCTTTGGTATAGAGAAAGCTGACTGATGTGAACTGAATTGCCGAGTATAGGCTCATGTACTTGAAACAGCTGAAGCTTGTTACAAGAGCCGCTCGCCCCTCTCTGCCAACCGGTTAATAAGAATTGGATTGAGAGCAGGAAAAGTGTTTAAGCTTACCTGATGACTTCTAGGACACATCGTATGTCGAACACCTGCGATGTGAACGGTGCGGCAACCGAAGCCTCTGCCTGCGACAACGAAATGCCCACATCCGCAGCTTTCAGAGCGCCGCAGTCATTCGCGCCATCGCCGCAGAAACCACAAGAATAATCTATGCTTTGTAACTTCTCGACCAATTCGTGCTTTTCATCTGGTGACATCCTAGCGAAAACTTTGCCTTTCACGAGCATCTTGGTAGATGTTAGACCACTTCGTAACCAACGTGAATGTGAGTGAACGTACCTTTGATAACAAGTCCGCTGGGGCATAGTCGACTATCCAGCGGAACACATCACCGCTTACAGCCAGAGAATAGTTTTGCATATTGGAAATGTCGTAAGGAAGCGAGATATCGCCTTCTGGTGGCGCTGGAAGCGGCTGTTTATACTTAGCACAACTTTACCAAAACACAAATGATAATGACGGTATTGTCTGGTCTTACCGTCAGACTTGTACTGTCGAGACAGTAGATGCTGTTGTCGATGCTCTCCCACTGCAACTCTGCCGTGGGATCCCGAGAGTCACCTAACTAGGGTTAGCCTAATGTTACGAAAGAATGCTAGGAATTGCGGTCGCTGACCTTGGAGAAATCGAGGCACATAACATTGTGCATGGCGGTCAAGAAGCCCGCACTCTCTGGCAACACTGACAGCCGTCAGAATGTTATCACCTGTTACCATCACTGTGGCAATGTTGGAATCTTTGAGTTCCTTCAAAACACCCGCTGTGCTTGGCTTCAACTTGTTCTCGAAAATGATGAAGCCGATGAAATCAAGATCTCGCTCAACTTCAGTACGGGTCATCTTTTGCGCCTTAACCCAACTCAAACGGTTAAGATGTCGTGTTGCGCAACCAATGACACGATAACCCTTGTGAGTATAGTAAGAGAGCAACTCATCATAATCCTTGGGAACTAACGGAAATGTTCATTAGTTTGTGGTGTTGGTATTGGCAAGAAACTTAATACTCACTGCTACTGGGTCGACATATTTCACGCATAGCTTCTGGTGCGCCCTTGACGAAGATGTCACCATCCTTCTTCCCAAAGTGTCTCACGATGACGCTGGATCTTCGGAGCTGCGAGACAAATTCAAACGACTTAAGAACGCCTAGTTGAATAGATTTCTATACGCCTCGGTTAGCTTGCAATACTCATATTTATATGCCATCACAGACTCACATCTGGCGGGGAGGCAATCGAAGGCGAAAGGCTGCCGt
Above is a genomic segment from Trichoderma breve strain T069 chromosome 6, whole genome shotgun sequence containing:
- a CDS encoding AAA domain-containing protein; this translates as MRSSPNIIITGTPGVGKTTHSEILAERTGLRHLSVNQVVKDKECHEGWSDEYQSWIVDEDKLLDEIEDDVKAGGCIIDWHACDLFPRSWIDLVVVLRVDSKTLYDRLEARNYAEAKLQENIDSEIMEVLLQEAREAFDEEIVVELTSNSSTEMESNIDRIEAWIKQWKTDHAD
- a CDS encoding myosin head (motor domain) domain-containing protein; its protein translation is MAATYDVGTRAWQPDAAEGWVASELISKTVEGTKTKLVFQLENGETRTVDVSTEILQSGGSDPSLPPLMNPTILEASDDLTNLSHLNEPAVLQAIRLRYLQKEIYTYSGIVLIATNPFARVDSLYVPGMVQVYAGKQRATQAPHLFAIAEEAFMDMVRDGKNQTVVVSGESGAGKTVSAKYIMRYFATRESPDNPGARKRGTEQMSETEEQILATNPIMEAFGNAKTTRNDNSSRFGKYIEIMFDDQRNIIGAKIRTYLLERSRLVFQPLKERNYHIFYQLVAGASDEEREALSILPIEQFEYLNQGNCPTIDGVDDKAEFDATKKSLSTIGVSESQQSDIFKLLAGLLHLGNVKITASRNDSVLAPNEPSLELACGILGVDAAEFAKWIVKKQLVTRGEKITSNLSQAQAIVVRDSVAKFIYSSLFDWLVEIINLSLATEEVLSRVTSFIGVLDIYGFEHFAKNSFEQFCINYANEKLQQEFNQHVFKLEQEEYLREQIDWTFIDFSDNQPCIDLIEGKMGILSLLDEESRLPMGSDDQFVTKLHHNFATEKKQPFFKKPRFGKSAFTVCHYAVDVTYESEGFIEKNRDTVPDEHMAVLRASSNSFLKQVLDAASAVREKDVASASSNAVKPAAGRKIGVAVNRKPTLGGIFRSSLIELMNTINNTDVHYIRCIKPNEAKEAWQFEGPMVLSQLRACGVLETVRISTAGYPTRWTYEEFALRYYMLVHSSQLTSEIRQMADAILTKALGTSTGKGLDKYQLGLTKIFFRAGMLAFLENLRTNRLNECAILIQKNLRAKYYRRRYLEARESIVQTQAAIRAYIARKKALELRTIRAATTIQRVWRGYKQRKEFLRIRKNLVLFESVAKGYLRRKNIMETRVGNAALVIQRVWRQRTQLRTWRQYRKKVILIQSLWRGRSARKEYKKMREEARDLKQISYKLENKVVELTQNLGSVKEKNKNLISQVESYEGQLKSWKNRHNALEARTKELQTEANQAGIAVARLQAMEDEMKKLQQAFDESTMNIKRMQEEERELRESLRLTSSELETTKETNLERERDNMSLRQELDALRDALELAKRTGTLNGDITNGKPKRRSAGAEPRELDRLSGTYNPRPVSMAVTSTLHRQNLSGSTFIPGVDNIEMELESLLADEDGLNEEVTMGLIRNLKIPSPNTNPPPSDKEVLFPSYLINLVTSEMWNNGFVKESERFLANVMQSIQQEVMQHDGDEAINPGAFWLSNVHEMLSFVFLAEDWYQTQKTDNYEYDRLLEIVKHDLESLEFNIYHTWMKVLKKKLQKMIIPAIIESQSLPGFITNESNRFLGKLLQSNSAPAYSMDNLLSLLNSVFRAMKAYYLEDSIITQTITELLHLVGVTAFNDLLMRRNFLSWKRGLQINYNITRIEEWCKSHDMPEGTLQLEHLMQATKLLQLKKATLNDIEIIQDICWMLSPNQIQKLLNQYLVADYEQPINGEIMKAVASRVTEKSDVLLLQAVDMEDSGPYEIAEPRVITALETYTPSWLQTPRLKRLAEIVSAQAIAQQEKLEAGSVDGFDSHQQLAEVEESETEQ